The nucleotide sequence AGCCAGTTCGCCGCCTCCGAGGCGTTCGGGGTGCCGCCGCTCGAAGCCGTCCGCGACGACGTGTGGGCGCTGGGCCTGGCGATGCCGGGCGAGCACATCCCCGCGTCGCTCCTGTACCTCCTCCGCGACGCCGAGGGAGGCCTGCATCTCGTCGACCCGGGCACCGACGGCGACGAGAACTTCGCCGCGGTCGAGTCCGCGCTCGGTACCCTCGGCGCGGGCTGGGGCGACGTGCGGACGATCACGGTGACGCACCTGCATCCCGATCACCTCGGCATGGCCGAGCGGCTGCGCGCCGCGACCGGCGCCGCCGTGCAGCTCTCCGGCATCGAGGCCGACGCGCTCGGGCGGCTCGACTCGCTGCGCCTCACGCCCGACCAGGTCGCTGCCCGCGCGGCGCTCTGGGGCGTGCCGACCGCTCGCAATCCCGAACTGCTCGAGGCGGCCGGGCGAGCCCCCGACTATCCGACCGTGACGGTCGACCGGCGGCTCACCGACGGGCAGGATCTGGAGGTCGCGGGCTTCGCCCTCCGCGCCCTCGTCACGCCCGGCCACACCCCCGGGCACCTGTGCCTCGTCGACGAGAGCCGCGGCCTGCTCCTGTCGGGCGACCACCTGCTGCCGACGATGTTCTCGGGCCTCGGGCTCGGCGGGCCGACGGACTCCAACGCCCTGGCGGACTTCGTCGGCAGCTGCACGCGCGTCGCCGCCCTCGGCGATCTCGAGGTGCTGCCGGGCCACGGCTACCGGTTCCGCGGGCTCCCGGAACGCGCGGCGGCGGCGGCCGAGCACCACCTTCGGCGGACGAGGGAGGTCTCGGGCGTGCTGCGCTCGGATCCTGCGTCGTCGATCTGGACCGTCGCGTCGCAGCTGACCTGGACCGCCGGCTGGGAGAACCTCACCGGGTTCTACCTCTGGTCGGCGCTGTCGCAGGTGGAGATGCACCGCGACTACCTGGCCGCGGGCGGCGCCCTCTAGAACGCCTGCGACACCTGAGACAGTTCGCGCTGCACCGAGAGCGCCAGCTCGCGCAGCAGCACGAGGTCGACCTGATCGGCGTGACGAGGCTGCGGGTCGGTCACGCAGAGCGCCCCGATGCGGATTCCGTCGGGAGTCTGGACCGGGTAGCCGGCGTAGAAGCGGAGCTCGGAGGTGGCCTCGAAGCGGGAGTCCTCCCACACGTCGGGCACGACGAACGGCCCGTCGCCCCGGATCGTGACCGAGCACATGGCGCGCTCGTTGGGGAACTCGCGCGGCACCGGGCCGGCGACGGCCTTGTTCCAGACGCGGTCGCGGTCTACCACCGAGAACGCCGCGCCCGTCGTGCCGAGGAGCACGCGCGCCCGCTCGACGATCTCGTCGAAGCGCTTCTCGTGCGGGGTGTCGAGGATTCCGAGGGCGCGGACCGCGCGATCGCGGTCGTCGTCGGACTGCGGGCGGACCCGGAGGGGGCAGTCCTCCCGGCCGCGGGCGAAGTGGTCGTCGAGAAGGGGCGCGAGCTGCGCGGTGATCGTCGCGGCGATGAGGCGGAAGAGCTCGGTCGCCGGGATCTGCTCGCCGACGATCCCCTGGCCGCCGCCGTGGCTGCCGTGCTCGTCGGCGATCTTCCTCTCGGCCTCGGCGCGATCGCGGCTGACGATGAGGCGGACGCCGGGCAGCTCGTCGCAGAGTTCGCGCGTGACGGCGTTGAGGCGCTCGGCGTGAGCGTCGACGGCGCCGGCCTCCTTCAGCGCGAAGTACTTGATCGACGACGGTCGGTGGATCGCCTGGATCACGATCTCGGCTCCGGTGCTGCGCAGGGCGACGAGGCGACCGAGGAGGGCCGCCATGTCCTGCCGCCACCGGCGCACCGAGGTCATGCGGAGGGCATCCGAGAAGCCGATGACCACGACGATCGCGTCGTAGGTGGGAACCCGGTCATCGGGCAGGTGGTCGACGGCGTTCTGGATCGTGATGAGCGGGTCCGCCACGAGGTCGGCGTCGACTCCGCGGCCCGTGACCGCCGAGAGCTGGCGCGAGAGCTGGCCCGGCAGAGCCAGGTCGTGGCTGCGCACACCCCAGCCGACCGCCGCACCGTTTCCGAAGATCAGGATGCGGTCGGGGTCGACCCCGGGAGAGTGCGCGCTGGGCGCGTCGCTCGGCCGTGGGATCGAGAACCTGCCGCCGAGCCCCGAGAAGCGCCCGCGGAAGAACGGCAGGGCCAGGGGTCGGAGTGGTGAGGTCACCCCATGACTATCACCCCCGCCTCACCCCCGGGGCAATCCCCAAGGAGGGGGGCCTCACCCGCGTCAGGGGCGCAGGAGCACGGGGCCGTGGCCCGGCAGCACCGCGATCCCCCGACGCCGCCAGTTGATCGATGCGAACGTCTCGAGCGCCCGGTCGCGATCGTGGTCGAAGACCCGGTGGATCGGCTGCGGGCCGAGGGTCGGCAGCACCGCGTGCCCGGTCACGAGAGCGTCGCCGGTGGCGATGGCCTCGGCGTCGGGCAGTAGGTAGACGGAGTGCCCGGGCGTGTGGCCGGGGGCGAGCTGGGGCACGACCGTGTGGCCGCTCAGAGTGAGCCCGGATCCTGCGACCCAGGCCTCAGGATCAGGCACCCCCACATCGGAGAGCCCCCCGGCCGCGATCGCGTGCCGCGCCCACGCGGCGAATCGAGGCCGCCAGAGGTAGGGCGCCAGCTGCGGCACGCCCACCTGGATGAGCTCGTCCCGGCGGATGTTGGGCAACTCCTCGGCGGCGGCGAGGACGCGGAGACCGGGGAACGCCTCGAGCAGCCCCCGCACACCGCCCGTGTGGTCGGAGTGCCCGTGCGTGACGGCGACGGCGTCGATCGGGACGTCGCCGGCGACGTCGAGGATCGTTGCGCGCAGGAGGTCGAAGTCGGCGGGGTAGCCGGTGTCGATGAGGCTGGCGGTGCCGTCGCCGGAGAGGATCGTCCAGTTCGACGCGGGCCCCTGGACGAAGTGCACCCCGGCCGCGACCTCGGTGACGACGGGGACGACGGAGTGGCGGGTTCGTTCGGGCACGGGTGCTCCCAGGGGTGCCGACGTTCGGTGGCGCGCGGCGCGAGCTTCGGGACGGGTTCTCACATCGGAGGATTATTCGCTTTGACTTCACCGTACCTCGGTGTCGAGCGACGCGTCGTTCCACGTGGTCAAGCGGTGTTCTTAGGTGACTTATAGTCAATTGGTAACGATGTCAGCCTTGGGGGCCTGAGATGGATGAAACAGCCGGACGTGTCGAGCACGCCGCGCTGATGCCGCAGCGCCTGCGGGAGGTGTGCGCGTGAAGCGCCCCGACCTCTCTCGCGCCGTAGCCCGTGCTCGCGTGCGCACCACGGCGAGACGGCTTGCCGCCTTCACCACGCCTCTCGCGCGGCCGCTGGCCTGGCGCACCCGGACGTTCCTCACCGAGCCCGGCTTTCACGTCGAGTCGCGTCTGCGCGAGCGCGCCGATCTGAGCGACCGCCGGTCCTCCGCGCGCTTCGATCAGATCGTCGCGCTCATCTCGGCCCTGGAGAGGTCGTCCGATTCCCGGTCGCGCGAGACCAACAAGGTGCTCGTCGGTCTCCGGATCATGCTCGAGGAGCAGGACGACGAGATCGCCGCGCTCCGCGACGACATCCGACAGCTGCGTGCGAGGCTCGTGGAACTCGAGACCGCCCAGTGACCCGCGGCGACACCGCAGACCGTCCGGTGGGCCCCGTGGCGGTCTTCGGCGCGGGCGGTCACGCGAGCGTGGCGATGGATGTCCTCACCGCAGCGGGCTACACCGTCGCCGCGTGCCTCACGCCTGGGGGATCCGGCGAGAAGCGCGGGGTGCCGATTCTCGACGAGGTCGAGGGCATTCGGATCCTGCGCGCACAGGGCGTGCGCCGGGCGCACGTCGCGCTGGGCGACAACGTCCTCCGTGAGCGGGTGACCGCCATGGTGCAGGGCGAGGGCTTCGACCTGGTGTCGGCCATCAGCCCCACCGCCTCTGTCGCGGACGACGTCGAGGTCGGCGCGGGCACGCTCGTGGTCCACGGTGCCGTGGTCAACGTCGGCACCCGGCTCGGCGCCGGGGTTATCGTCAACACGCTCGCCTCGGTCGACCACGACGGCGACATCGGCGACTTCGCGCACATCGCGCCGGGCACCCATCTGGCCGGCAACGTGACAGTGGGCGCCCGGTCCCTCCTGGGGGTCGGGACGAGCGTCATACCCGAGACGACGATCGGTCACGACGTCGTCGTCGGAGCGGGGAGCGTCGTGGTGACGCACCTCGACAGCACAGTCAGGGCCTGGGGGAATCCGGCTCGCACACGAAAGGCCGCTTCATGAGCACGGTGGACGTCCAGAGGGTCGCACTGGCCCAGCCCGATCTCGAGGGCAACGAGCTGAAGTACGTCACCGAGTGCCTCGAGACCGGTTGGATCTCGTCGATCGGTCGCTTCATCAGCCAGTTCGAGATGGACTTCTCCCGGCTCGCCGGCACCACGCACGCCGTCGCGACCAACAACGGCACCACCGCTCTGCACCTCGCTCTGGCGGCGCTGGGCGTCGGGCCCGGGGACGAGGTCATCGTGCCGACGGTGACGTACGTCGCCACGGCCAACGCCGTGCTATACTGCGGCGCGACCCCGGTGCTGGTCGACGTCATGCCCGGCACTCTCAACATCGACCCGGTCGCGTTCGAGGCAGCCGTCACCGAGCGCACGCGCGGTGTCATCTCGGTCCACCTCTACGGGATCCCCGCCGATGTCGTCGCGATCGGCGACATCTGCGAGCGGCACGGGCTCTTCCACGTCGAGGACGCAGCCGAGTCGCACGGGGCGACCGTCGGGGGCCGACCCGTCGGCTCGTTCGGCGACGCCGCGATCTTCAGCTTCTTCGGCAACAAGATCGTCACGACGGGCGAGGGCGGCGTGGTCACGTCCAACAACGACGAGCTGACGGACAGGCTGCGCCTGCTCCGCGGCCAGGGCATGGACCCGTCGCGTCGGTACTGGTTCCCCGTCGTGGGCTACAACTACCGGATGACGAACATCCAGGCGGCGATCGGCGTGGCGCAGCTCGAGAGGTTCGACGAGATGCTCGGCAAGCGCCGTGCCATCGAAGACCGCTACCGCGCAGGGCTCGCCGACCTCGGCGAATTCGTCGAGGTGCCCGAGGCTCCCGACGGCAGCCGCTCGGTCCCGTGGCTGCAGAACGTCTTCCTGCGCGACGGCGATGCGGCGCGTCGCGACGCCGTCATGACCGGTCTCTCGGCGAAGGGCGTCGACAGCCGTCCCGTCTTCTACCCGATGCACGTGCTCCCGGCGTTCCTGTCGGATGCGGCCTTCCCGGTCGCCGACGACTGGAGCGCGCGGGGAATCAGCCTGCCTCTCCACACGGGGCTGTCCCTCGCCGACGTCGACCGCGTCTGCGAGACCCTGGGCGCCGTGGCGTCGACCCGATGAGGATCGCGCTCGTCACGTCGACGGTGCCGTTCGTCCGAGGCGGCGCGCGCAACATCGTCGACTGGCTGGCTGCCGCGCTTCGTGATGCGGGGCACGAGGTGGAGACGATCGCTCTGCCCTTCGACGAGGACCCGACCCGGATCGTCGGCGAGATGGCCCGCTTCCGC is from Frondihabitans australicus and encodes:
- a CDS encoding MBL fold metallo-hydrolase; protein product: MPERTRHSVVPVVTEVAAGVHFVQGPASNWTILSGDGTASLIDTGYPADFDLLRATILDVAGDVPIDAVAVTHGHSDHTGGVRGLLEAFPGLRVLAAAEELPNIRRDELIQVGVPQLAPYLWRPRFAAWARHAIAAGGLSDVGVPDPEAWVAGSGLTLSGHTVVPQLAPGHTPGHSVYLLPDAEAIATGDALVTGHAVLPTLGPQPIHRVFDHDRDRALETFASINWRRRGIAVLPGHGPVLLRP
- a CDS encoding MBL fold metallo-hydrolase; this translates as MTADPGQEPRPTSTSQFAASEAFGVPPLEAVRDDVWALGLAMPGEHIPASLLYLLRDAEGGLHLVDPGTDGDENFAAVESALGTLGAGWGDVRTITVTHLHPDHLGMAERLRAATGAAVQLSGIEADALGRLDSLRLTPDQVAARAALWGVPTARNPELLEAAGRAPDYPTVTVDRRLTDGQDLEVAGFALRALVTPGHTPGHLCLVDESRGLLLSGDHLLPTMFSGLGLGGPTDSNALADFVGSCTRVAALGDLEVLPGHGYRFRGLPERAAAAAEHHLRRTREVSGVLRSDPASSIWTVASQLTWTAGWENLTGFYLWSALSQVEMHRDYLAAGGAL
- a CDS encoding DegT/DnrJ/EryC1/StrS family aminotransferase, which produces MSTVDVQRVALAQPDLEGNELKYVTECLETGWISSIGRFISQFEMDFSRLAGTTHAVATNNGTTALHLALAALGVGPGDEVIVPTVTYVATANAVLYCGATPVLVDVMPGTLNIDPVAFEAAVTERTRGVISVHLYGIPADVVAIGDICERHGLFHVEDAAESHGATVGGRPVGSFGDAAIFSFFGNKIVTTGEGGVVTSNNDELTDRLRLLRGQGMDPSRRYWFPVVGYNYRMTNIQAAIGVAQLERFDEMLGKRRAIEDRYRAGLADLGEFVEVPEAPDGSRSVPWLQNVFLRDGDAARRDAVMTGLSAKGVDSRPVFYPMHVLPAFLSDAAFPVADDWSARGISLPLHTGLSLADVDRVCETLGAVASTR
- a CDS encoding NeuD/PglB/VioB family sugar acetyltransferase encodes the protein MAVFGAGGHASVAMDVLTAAGYTVAACLTPGGSGEKRGVPILDEVEGIRILRAQGVRRAHVALGDNVLRERVTAMVQGEGFDLVSAISPTASVADDVEVGAGTLVVHGAVVNVGTRLGAGVIVNTLASVDHDGDIGDFAHIAPGTHLAGNVTVGARSLLGVGTSVIPETTIGHDVVVGAGSVVVTHLDSTVRAWGNPARTRKAAS
- a CDS encoding GAF domain-containing protein translates to MTSPLRPLALPFFRGRFSGLGGRFSIPRPSDAPSAHSPGVDPDRILIFGNGAAVGWGVRSHDLALPGQLSRQLSAVTGRGVDADLVADPLITIQNAVDHLPDDRVPTYDAIVVVIGFSDALRMTSVRRWRQDMAALLGRLVALRSTGAEIVIQAIHRPSSIKYFALKEAGAVDAHAERLNAVTRELCDELPGVRLIVSRDRAEAERKIADEHGSHGGGQGIVGEQIPATELFRLIAATITAQLAPLLDDHFARGREDCPLRVRPQSDDDRDRAVRALGILDTPHEKRFDEIVERARVLLGTTGAAFSVVDRDRVWNKAVAGPVPREFPNERAMCSVTIRGDGPFVVPDVWEDSRFEATSELRFYAGYPVQTPDGIRIGALCVTDPQPRHADQVDLVLLRELALSVQRELSQVSQAF